The proteins below come from a single Argentina anserina chromosome 1, drPotAnse1.1, whole genome shotgun sequence genomic window:
- the LOC126790889 gene encoding uncharacterized protein LOC126790889, with protein MECNRDEAIRAKEIAEKKFAARDVMGAKKFALKAQNLYPGLENLPQMLATLDVHVAAENRIDGEVDWYGILGLEPRADDETVRRQYRKLALMLHPDKNKSIGADGAFKLLSQAWSLLSDKAKRGAYDQKRKASTSQTPPGGNGFYNFTKSSTSGPKPPKSNSKAARSSATGSNAKSKTSTFWTVCHKCRMQYEYMRVYLNHNLLCPNCHEAFFAVEIAPPPTGSSKSSTSWNPSHQRQNSNHDKSSCNTGRSRDIGGFTESYHQSNFQWGPFSKSSGASSAAQAASVVQQAYEKAKREREDAQATTKREEALRRKQQASFKKVSGASSNAAKRRRGIYDVGDSFKPPRDVANQMGGVAGAANFSGPRQLNFETGRVNGTTKFSITRELSVLEAQNILVHKARKEIRRKLNQQKSETAVKQVGNESEMEKSLKNVDAKCDQNKSCEPLDRKNGANERKHSGTSSDVADAETLQSMTISVPDSDFHDFDRDRTEESFGENQVWAAYDDDDGMPRFYAIIHSVISSNPFKMRISWLNSKTNSELGPLNWVASGFTKTCGEFRVGKYEINKSLNSFSHKVRWTKGGRGTICIYPKKGDVWALYRNWSPDWNELTADEVIHKYDMVEVVEDYNEELGVTVTPLVKVAGFKSLFHRHLDPREVRRIPREEMFRFSHHVPSYLHTGLEAANAPKGCRELDPAATPLELLQVITDAKDEENIETDKKPKETYVIVVDVENTDVKDEEIMETDEKSKAVDVIDVDVENTYGIEDIAGNPRTLGEEEKGSSVTPVIEIEESQETKQDERMEQASEVQVG; from the coding sequence ATGGAGTGCAATAGAGATGAGGCCATCAGGGCAAAAGAGATTGCAGAGAAGAAGTTTGCGGCAAGAGATGTAATGGGAGCCAAGAAATTTGCTTTGAAGGCTCAGAATTTGTATCCGGGACTGGAAAATTTACCCCAAATGTTGGCAACTCTTGATGTACATGTTGCTGCAGAGAATAGAATTGATGGGGAGGTAGATTGGTATGGGATACTTGGCTTGGAGCCAAGAGCAGATGATGAGACGGTGAGGAGACAATATAGGAAGCTAGCTCTTATGCTTCACCCCGATAAGAACAAGTCTATCGGAGCTGATGGAGCGTTTAAGCTACTTTCCCAGGCGTGGAGTTTATTGTCTGACAAAGCTAAGAGGGGAGCTTATGACCAGAAGAGGAAGGCTTCCACTTCACAGACCCCTCCTGGAGGCAATGGCTTTTACAATTTCACGAAAAGTTCAACATCCGGTCCCAAGCCTCCAAAGAGTAATTCAAAGGCGGCTCGTTCTTCAGCGACTGGTTCAAATGCTAAATCAAAAACCAGTACCTTTTGGACCGTTTGTCACAAGTGCAGGATGCAGTATGAGTACATGAGAGTTTATCTTAACCATAACCTTCTCTGCCCGAATTGCCATGAAGCATTTTTTGCTGTGGAAATAGCTCCGCCACCTACAGGTTCCTCCAAGTCATCCACCTCATGGAATCCATCACATCAGCGACAGAATTCAAATCATGACAAGAGCTCGTGTAATACAGGAAGAAGTAGAGATATAGGAGGATTCACCGAGTCATATCACCAAAGCAACTTCCAGTGGGGTCCGTTCTCCAAGTCATCTGGTGCTTCTTCAGCTGCCCAAGCTGCAAGCGTGGTTCAACAGGCATACGAGAAAGCAAAGAGAGAGCGTGAGGACGCACAAGCAACAACAAAAAGAGAGGAGGCCTTACGGAGGAAGCAACAAGCCTCCTTCAAGAAAGTGAGTGGTGCTTCATCTAATGCagcaaagagaagaagaggaatatATGATGTTGGAGACAGCTTCAAGCCTCCAAGGGACGTTGCAAATCAAATGGGTGGGGTAGCTGGAGCTGCTAACTTTTCTGGACCTAGGCAGCTTAATTTTGAGACAGGTAGGGTCAACGGAACCACTAAGTTCAGTATAACAAGGGAGTTGTCTGTGCTTGAAGCTCAGAATATACTAGTGCACAAGGCTAGGAAGGAAATTCGCAGGAAACTGAATCAGCAGAAATCTGAAACTGCAGTCAAACAGGTGGGAAATGAGAGTGAGATGGAGAAATCGTTGAAAAACGTTGATGCAAAGTGTGATCAGAACAAGTCTTGTGAGCCACTGGATAGAAAGAATGGAGCTAATGAAAGGAAACATTCCGGCACTTCTAGTGACGTGGCAGATGCAGAAACCTTGCAGTCAATGACGATAAGTGTTCCAGATTCAGATTTTCATGATTTTGACAGGGATAGAACTGAAGAGTCTTTTGGAGAAAATCAGGTCTGGGCTGCATATGACGACGATGATGGGATGCCTCGATTTTATGCCATAATTCATAGTGTGATATCTTCAAACCCATTCAAAATGCGGATCAGTTGGCTTAACTCCAAAACAAATAGTGAATTGGGCCCTTTAAACTGGGTTGCTTCCGGTTTCACAAAAACATGTGGAGAGTTCAGAGTTGGCAAGTATGAGATCAATAAATCACTCAATTCTTTTTCGCACAAAGTTCGGTGGACAAAAGGTGGAAGGGGGACTATCTGTATATATCCCAAGAAAGGCGATGTTTGGGCTCTCTATAGGAATTGGTCCCCTGACTGGAATGAATTGACAGCTGACGAAGTAATTCACAAGTATGATATGGTAGAAGTGGTTGAAGACTATAATGAAGAACTAGGTGTAACGGTAACTCCTCTGGTGAAGGTGGCCGGTTTCAAGTCTCTGTTTCACAGGCATTTGGATCCTAGAGAGGTTAGGAGAATTCCTAGAGAAGAGATGTTCCGATTCTCTCATCATGTTCCTTCATATTTACATACAGGTCTAGAAGCAGCAAATGCCCCAAAGGGTTGTCGAGAGCTTGATCCAGCAGCTACACCGTTGGAACTTCTTCAAGTAATAACTGATGCGAAAGATGAAGAGAATATAGAGACAGATAAGAAACCTAAGGAAACTTATGTAATAGTTGTTGATGTTGAAAATACTGATGTGAAAGATGAAGAGATTATGGAGACGGATGAGAAATCTAAGGCAGTTGATGTGATAGATGTTGATGTTGAAAATACTTATGGTATAGAGGATATAGCAGGGAATCCTAGAACTCTCGGGGAAGAAGAGAAAGGGAGTTCAGTCACTCCAGTAATAGAAATTGAAGAGAGCCAAGAGACAAAGCAAGATGAAAGAATGGAGCAGGCTTCGGAAGTCCAAGTTGGTTGA